A window from Phalacrocorax aristotelis chromosome 5, bGulAri2.1, whole genome shotgun sequence encodes these proteins:
- the POLR2L gene encoding DNA-directed RNA polymerases I, II, and III subunit RPABC5 encodes MIIPVRCFTCGKIVGNKWEAYLGLLQAEYTEGDALDALGLKRYCCRRMLLAHVDLIEKLLNYAPLEK; translated from the exons ATGATCATCCCGGTCAGATGTTTCACATGCGGCAAAATAGTTGGAAACAAGTGGGAAGCCTATCTTGGCCTTCTGCAAGCAGAATACACGGAAGG AGATGCCCTGGATGCCCTTGGCTTGAAGAGATACTGCTGCCGCAGAATGCTCCTAGCCCACGTGGATCTGATTGAGAAGCTTTTGAATTATGCACCCCTGgagaaatga